The Gossypium hirsutum isolate 1008001.06 chromosome D02, Gossypium_hirsutum_v2.1, whole genome shotgun sequence region GTGAAGTTAGGCTGCTGGGACGGGTGATGTGTTCTACCCCCTTCACTATCATATACCATGTATGCACTTCCTGGAGGAAAGGTGGGATTGGAGCCAGGTCCTGTGTACCTATCAGTCGGTTGTGCTCCAAAAGTGCCTTTGATTTGTTGAGGAGGTTGTTGGGGAGCTGTTCTGCCAGGTACTCCGTACCCATAAGTAATGGTATCAGCACGGCTAGACACGGGTTGAGGAAGTCCAGAATATGAGACCTGCATGGCCATGCTGTTTGGCAACGCCTCTGGTTGAGATTGATTTGTTGATTGAGTTGGAGGGTAGGGAGAGTAAGCTGGTGTTGATGGGGCCCTCATCTGTGGTTGCATAGAGGACTGCTGCTGCGGTTGCACTTGCTGTGATAATTGTTGAGGCCATTGCTGCTGATACTGAGGGAATGATTGGACCTGATTACCTTGGGCTTGTGTAGGCTGTGTTGGCATCCTAGAGATGTCTTGTATCTGAGGCGGTCGGTACTGAGGATCAGAAGTCAAATATTGACTCGGGGGGTGCTGATTTTGTGCTGGGGCAGGGGGAGGGTTAGGGTTAGGGGCGGGGGCTGGAGAAGGAGCAGCAGCTGGAGCTTGAGGGTTGGATAATTGATTTGAAGGCATGTAGTAGGATTGTTGGGTCAAATTTTGAGGTGGGGCTTGAGAGTGTGCCGCCACGGGCTGTTGTTGTGATGCTACTTGATGAGGTAGGGAAAGAGCTAATTGTTGGTTTTGCATCTCAGATGTGAGGTCAGTCTTTTTAGGATCAGAGGCAGGTGGTGATACTCTCTCCTCAGTAGATTGTGAATGGCTGGAAGAAGACTCCTTCTGTGCAAGTTGTAGCTTAGCCAACTCCTTCTGAGTCTCCGCAAGCTCCTGCTTATCTCTTAGGATCTGCACAGACCTGTGGACCTACAATGTGCATTGATACTCGAAAAGTAAATAGCTTGAGTGAAATGGAACTCAACACATGCATGATATCGTACTATGAGTATCTTCTCTCCATGCAGATCTATGTAGAATGAACCTAACCAGAGCCTAAATTAATCATTGTCCCGAAAAACATTTTTATGAAGAATAATTTAATGTCAACAATTGAAGAAactgaaatttataaattataataataggtGGCACTCAATATAAAATACAGTTCTTTTTCCAATCATATTATCAAACTTCTCCTTTATGCTAGCTCCAATTTAGACGATAGATCGGTACCTTTGTAAGCAAAGACAAATACATGTTTGctttaaagaaaaataaggatCATATAAGCATCTCACTGCTACAAAGGGAGAGAAAGCAGACCCGATTGATTATCAGGATTGAGCGTATAGATGTGGTGCATCTTATAGCCAATTAATAGATTAAGCCACCTTATCTGAAAATATAGGATGTTCTAGGGGAACTCACCTCTTGTAGATGTTTCTCAATAGATTTAAGCTTTGAATCTGCATCTCCATTCCCATGAACTAAATCAGCTCGCATATCTCCAATTGATCTATCAAGATTGTAGCAATATAGCTCCAACTGTGATAATCGAGAACTTATTCCTTCAAGAAAGCGCATGAGATTATCTGTGTATCTTTTCATGGTTTTTTCAACAGTAGCAGCCACATCTGAGGAGAAAGAGTCTTCCGGCTGACTGTATCCACTAGGTGGAAACATTGAACGTGCCACTCTTCCTTTGTGAAACTCCTGCAGAGTTGGTACCATAACAAGATTAATTATTTACTCTTAAGCAAAAGGGCCACTATGCCACTAGCTCAGAAACACAATGGGCAGAATGGAAAAAGGAAAGTGTGGATGATTTTTCCCCATAATAGATTGAAATGCAATGCAACCCTAAAGACAACATGTCTCGATTCTTCTATAATATCACAAAGGAATTCATCATAGGCTCAATCCAATATCATGCGAGGATTGAATAAACTGAATAACATGAAGTATGACAACTTTCCAGGCCTAAATTACAGATTTTGGAACTTTGATGGAACTGCATGTTACCTGTTCTTGGTCAAGCTTTACATataaaacaacaaagaaaaaggCTTAGGATCAAGAATTGAATGCTCTAATAAATACACACACACTAATACGAGTAAACAAAAACCTAAAAAATAGTGGACCTTGACCTCCCTCTCCAACGACAGATATCAAACCACATATCTGTAGCTCATTATTCAATAACCCTAGCGTGTTCTTAAGATGTGAGGACTTATTTCATCGAAAGATGAAAGATAACTCGATATTGGATCAAAATATGTTCTACCAAACCAAAAGTTGTGACATAACTTGCAATATGTTCTACCAAAGATAACTTGCAATGGACTTCAGCCAACAGAATGATTGTACTTTATGCAACTGTGAAACAGTTTCTTCATTTCATAAAAATGAAGTATGCATTCAAATATCATGTAAAAGTTTTGTATCTAGGAGAAA contains the following coding sequences:
- the LOC107909294 gene encoding putative uncharacterized protein DDB_G0290521; the encoded protein is MASGSSGRGNTGNSKGFDFGSDDILCSYEDYGNQESSNGNHTEPNSSNKEFHKGRVARSMFPPSGYSQPEDSFSSDVAATVEKTMKRYTDNLMRFLEGISSRLSQLELYCYNLDRSIGDMRADLVHGNGDADSKLKSIEKHLQEVHRSVQILRDKQELAETQKELAKLQLAQKESSSSHSQSTEERVSPPASDPKKTDLTSEMQNQQLALSLPHQVASQQQPVAAHSQAPPQNLTQQSYYMPSNQLSNPQAPAAAPSPAPAPNPNPPPAPAQNQHPPSQYLTSDPQYRPPQIQDISRMPTQPTQAQGNQVQSFPQYQQQWPQQLSQQVQPQQQSSMQPQMRAPSTPAYSPYPPTQSTNQSQPEALPNSMAMQVSYSGLPQPVSSRADTITYGYGVPGRTAPQQPPQQIKGTFGAQPTDRYTGPGSNPTFPPGSAYMVYDSEGGRTHHPSQQPNFTQGGYPPAANVSLQTQPGAGPNVMVRNTNHPQFVRNHPYSELIEKLVSMGFRGDHVASVIQRMEESGQPPDFNAVLDRLNAHSSGGSQRGGW